A genomic stretch from Theobroma cacao cultivar B97-61/B2 chromosome 4, Criollo_cocoa_genome_V2, whole genome shotgun sequence includes:
- the LOC18603356 gene encoding agamous-like MADS-box protein AGL80: MGRKKVKHELIANESVRKATLKKRKAGLLKKLSELTTLCGVTACAIIFSGYNTQPDVWPSPIEAFHVLDKFNNLPAEKQGKYMMDQKVLLRRIMSQMNETLEKQREKNRELEVKLALAETNYDFNSLQRSEELVHLLKEKIKFVMNKIESKGLKG; the protein is encoded by the coding sequence ATGGGAAGAAAGAAGGTTAAGCATGAGTTGATTGCCAATGAATCTGTCAGGAAAGCTACactcaagaaaagaaaggccGGGCTGCTGAAGAAGCTGAGTGAGCTGACAACCCTGTGCGGTGTTACCGCCTGTGCAATCATTTTCAGTGGTTACAATACCCAACCCGATGTTTGGCCTTCCCCGATCGAGGCATTCCATGTGCTCGACAAGTTCAACAACTTGCCTGCAGAGAAACAAGGCAAGTACATGATGGACCAGAAGGTTCTCCTCAGAAGAATCATGTCGCAGATGAATGAAACGTTGGAGAAGCAAAGAGAGAAGAACCGAGAGCTGGAGGTGAAACTTGCGTTGGCCGAAACCAACTATGATTTCAATAGTTTACAACGTTCGGAAGAATTGGTTCATCTGTTGAAGGAAAAGATTAAGTTTGTGATGAATAAGATCGAGAGCAAGGGGTTGAAGGGCTGA
- the LOC18603355 gene encoding protein MOS2, with protein MKLSFSLPSKSKPTQKTSIPITSAAHEDQYHREFVTEFDPSKTPADPNSKPSFVIPPKQNEWRPYKKMKNLHIPLQSDGSRDLQFELESSSDLPLPNSDAKISYGLNLRDNSAKNDAGDQQGIPESAAPVEAVLLQSLKEDLKRLPEDRGFEEFEDVPVEGFGKALLAGYGWVEGRGIGKNAKEDVKVKQYERRTDKEGLGFSSKENKERLPGFTNVKQKHDTEEIVKEDKDGFFVGKDVRVIEGREMGLKGTIMEKLGGGWIVLRLKKSEEKVKVRLFEIADLGSREEEKCLTKLTELKIREAKDLKTKGDERKVSKRSRESEKRSETKVNVERVRTNGDRGVSWLRSHIRVRIISKNLEGGRLYLKKGQVVDVVGPYMCDISMDESRELIQGVEQELLETALPRRGGPVLILYGRHKGVYGSLVERDLDRETGVVRDADSHELLNVKLEQIAEYMGDPSYLGY; from the coding sequence ATGAAACTCTCCTTCTCTCTTCCttccaaatcaaaacccaCCCAGAAAACGTCCATCCCCATCACCTCCGCCGCCCATGAAGACCAATACCACAGAGAATTCGTCACGGAATTCGACCCTTCTAAAACCCCAGCCGACCCCAACTCCAAACCCTCCTTTGTAATCCCTCCCAAACAAAACGAATGGCGTCCCTACaagaagatgaaaaatctCCACATCCCTCTCCAATCCGACGGCTCTCGTGATCTCCAATTCGAGCTCGAGTCCTCCTCCGATCTCCCCCTCCCCAATTCCGACGCCAAAATCTCTTACGGTCTCAATCTCCGCGACAACTCCGCCAAGAATGATGCGGGTGACCAACAGGGGATCCCCGAATCGGCAGCTCCCGTCGAGGCGGTCCTTCTCCAGAGTTTAAAAGAGGATTTGAAGAGGTTGCCCGAGGATCGAGGGTTCGAGGAGTTCGAGGATGTTCCGGTGGAGGGTTTCGGTAAGGCTTTGCTTGCTGGTTATGGATGGGTTGAAGGGAGAGGAATTGGGAAGAACGCCAAGGAAGATGTCAAAGTAAAGCAGTACGAGAGGAGGACCGATAAGGAAGGGTTAGGGTTTAGTTCtaaggaaaataaagaaagattaCCCGGTTTCACGAATGTCAAACAGAAACATGACACAGAAGAAATAGTGAAGGAGGATAAAGATGGGTTTTTTGTGGGGAAAGATGTGAGAGTGATTGAAGGGAGAGAAATGGGTTTGAAAGGTACCATAATGGAGAAATTGGGTGGTGGGTGGATTGTGTTGAGGTTGAAGAAAAGCGAAGAGAAAGTTAAAGTTCGTCTTTTTGAGATTGCCGATTTGGGATCGAGGGAAGAAGAGAAGTGTTTGACAAAGTTGACAGAGTTAAAGATTAGGGAAGCTAAAGATTTGAAAACCAAGGGGGATGAAAGAAAGGTTAGCAAACGAAGTAGAGAGAGTGAGAAAAGAAGTGAAACGAAGGTTAATGTGGAGAGAGTTAGGACTAATGGCGATCGAGGGGTTTCTTGGCTTAGAAGTCACATAAGGGTTCGGattattagtaaaaatttgGAAGGGGGAAGGTTGTATTTGAAGAAAGGGCAGGTTGTGGATGTTGTTGGACCATATATGTGTGATATATCAATGGATGAGAGTAGGGAGTTGATTCAAGGTGTTGAGCAGGAGTTGCTTGAGACTGCATTGCCAAGGCGTGGTGGTCCTGTTCTAATTTTGTATGGTAGGCATAAAGGTGTCTATGGAAGTTTGGTAGAGAGGGATTTAGATCGAGAAACAGGTGTCGTAAGAGATGCTGATAGTCATGAGTTGCTAAATGTGAAACTTGAACAGATTGCTGAGTATATGGGGGATCCAAGCTATCTTGGGTATTGA
- the LOC18603358 gene encoding uncharacterized protein LOC18603358 isoform X3, giving the protein MRDSSLWAEDLNAPSTSSSRRPSNVFQLLARREVSPRTKRSSRKLWGEEPKSRHDSFGSTCQAARDARRDLLSWVEAESLRHFSAKYCPLLPPPRSTIAAAFSPDGNTLASTHGDHTVKIIDCQTGSCLKVLTGHRRTPWVVRFHPLYPEILASGSLDHEVRLWNANTAECIGSRDFYRPIASIAFHAQGEVLAVASGHKLYIWHYNRRGETSSPAIILKTRRSLRAVHFHPYAAPFLLTAEVNDLDSSDSSMTVATSPGYLRYPPPTHTDGDIGSNGVHQRGDQSASVRLLTYSTPTGQYELLLSPIEPNNSSPLPEETGANPLPSEMETDGSHSAMEPMETMEVQSVERSNQFFPFGDPTSWELPFLQGWLIGQTQAGQRNMRLATSAGHENLLPAGETGNSASVVSSGMPTSVSQSRVAGRSSLRHRSSRSRMMSSSGSGEAGYSNIMHDGSDPQPAVNRIQSELATSLAAAAELPCTVKLRIWPHDMKDPCAFLDPEKCRLTIPHAVLCSEMGAHFSPCGRFLAACVACVLPHLEADPGVQSQLNPDVTGASTSPTRHPISAHRVMYELRIYSLEEATFGLVLASRAIRAAHCLTSIQFSPTSEHILLAYGRRHSSLLKSVVIDGETTVPIYTILEVYRVSDMELVRVLPSAEDEVNVACFHPSVGGGLVYGTKEGKLRILQYDSSNGINHNSSSFIDENMLEVGGPSLQVPTYALEC; this is encoded by the exons ATGAGGGATTCTTCATTATGGGCCGAAGATTTGAATGCGCCATCGACTTCCAGCTCTCGAAGGCCCAG CAATGTCTTTCAATTATTGGCACGGAGGGAAGTTTCTCCACGAACAAAACGGTCATCAAGAAAGCTATGGGGAGAAGAGCCAAAGAGCCGTCATGATTCCTTTGGGTCAACGTGTCAAGCAGCAAGAGATGCTAGACGTGATCTTCTTTCCTG GGTAGAGGCAGAGTCATTGCGGCATTTTTCAGCAAAATACTGCCCATTGTTGCCTCCTCCAAGGTCTACTATTGCTGCAGCTTTCAGTCCTGATGGAAACACGCTTGCTTCTACACA TGGAGATCATACTGTTAAGATTATTGATTGCCAGACTGGAAGCTGCTTGAAGGTATTGACTGGTCATCGGAGAACACCTTGGGTG GTTAGATTCCATCCACTGTATCCAGAGATCCTTGCAAGTGGAAGTTTGGATCATGAAGTTCGCTTGTGGAATGCAAATACTGCTGAGTGTATAGGATCACGCGATTTCT ACCGTCCTATTGCTTCTATTGCTTTCCATGCCCAAGGAGAAGTTCTTGCAGTTGCTTCAGGGCATAAG CTATATATATGGCATTACAACAGGAGAGGAGAGACATCATCTCCAGCAATTATACTGAAGACACGACGTTCACTTCGAGCTGTACATTTTCATCCATATGCagctccttttcttttgactGCTGAG GTCAACGACCTTGACTCATCTGATTCATCGATGACAGTTGCAACTTCCCCCGGTTACTTGCGTTATCCTCCTCCCACT CATACTGATGGCGACATTGGTTCAAATGGTGTGCATCAGAGAGGTGATCAATCTGCCTCAGTACGGCTTCTGACCTATTCAACTCCAACTGGGCAGTATGAACTTCTGTTGTCTCCTATTGAACCAAATAACTCTTCTCCGTTGCCAGAAGAAACAGGAGCCAATCCTTTGCCAAGTGAGATGGAAACTGACGGTTCTCATTCTGCAATGGAGCCCATGGAGACAATGGAGGTGCAGTCAGTGGAGAGAAGTAATCAGTTTTTCCCTTTTGGTGATCCAACCTCGTGGGAGCTACCTTTCTTGCAAGGATGGTTAATTGGTCAGACCCAAGCTGGCCAGCGCAATATGCGTTTGGCTACTAGTGCTGGCCATGAAAATTTGCTTCCAGCTGGTGAAACGGGAAATTCTGCTTCAGTAGTTTCTTCAGGTATGCCCACCAGCGTTAGTCAATCAAGAGTTGCTGGAAGATCAAGTTTGCGGCATCGTTCTTCACGTTCTCGCATGATGTCTTCAAGCGGATCTGGTGAAGCTGGTTATAGCAACATCATGCATGATGGTAGTGATCCTCAACCTGCTGTAAACAGAATTCAATCTGAACTTGCTACATCTCTAGCTGCGGCGGCAGAACTACCTTGCACTGTGAAACTTAGAATATGGCCACATGACATGAAAGATCCTTGTGCTTTCCTTGATCCAGAGAAATGTCGCTTGACCATTCCTCATGCTGTGCTTTGTAG TGAAATGGGTGCGCATTTTTCACCTTGTGGGAGATTTTTAGCAGCCTGTGTTGCCTGTGTGCTCCCTCATTTGGAAGCTGATCCTGGTGTACAAAGCCAGCTTAATCCTGATGTAACAGGAGCTTCAACATCCCCCACACGACACCCAATTTCAGCTCACCGAGTTATGTACGAGCTTCGAATATATTCCCTTGAGGAGGCAAC atTTGGACTGGTACTTGCTTCACGGGCAATAAGAGCTGCTCACTGCCTAACATCTATTCAG TTTTCACCCACGTCAGAGCATATATTACTTGCCTATGGTCGTCGCCACAGCTCACTTCTCAAAAGTGTGGTGATTGATGGAGAGACCACAGTGCCCATTTACACCATTCTGGAG GTTTACAGAGTTTCTGATATGGAACTTGTGAGAGTTCTTCCAAGTGCAGAAGATGAGGTAAATGTGGCTTGCTTTCATCCTTCTGTTGGAGGTGGCCTTGTATATGGAACAAAG GAAGGAAAGCTAAGGATTCTCCAATATGATAGTTCTAATGGTATAAATCATAACTCATCCAGTTTTATAGATGAAAATATGCTCGAGGTAGGAGGCCCAAGTTTGcag GTCCCAACATATGCTTTAGAATGCTAG
- the LOC18603358 gene encoding uncharacterized protein LOC18603358 isoform X1, which yields MRDSSLWAEDLNAPSTSSSRRPSNVFQLLARREVSPRTKRSSRKLWGEEPKSRHDSFGSTCQAARDARRDLLSWVEAESLRHFSAKYCPLLPPPRSTIAAAFSPDGNTLASTHGDHTVKIIDCQTGSCLKVLTGHRRTPWVVRFHPLYPEILASGSLDHEVRLWNANTAECIGSRDFYRPIASIAFHAQGEVLAVASGHKLYIWHYNRRGETSSPAIILKTRRSLRAVHFHPYAAPFLLTAEVNDLDSSDSSMTVATSPGYLRYPPPTVYLADAHSSDRSNLANELPLVSLPLLIWPSFARDNGRTSLQHTDGDIGSNGVHQRGDQSASVRLLTYSTPTGQYELLLSPIEPNNSSPLPEETGANPLPSEMETDGSHSAMEPMETMEVQSVERSNQFFPFGDPTSWELPFLQGWLIGQTQAGQRNMRLATSAGHENLLPAGETGNSASVVSSGMPTSVSQSRVAGRSSLRHRSSRSRMMSSSGSGEAGYSNIMHDGSDPQPAVNRIQSELATSLAAAAELPCTVKLRIWPHDMKDPCAFLDPEKCRLTIPHAVLCSEMGAHFSPCGRFLAACVACVLPHLEADPGVQSQLNPDVTGASTSPTRHPISAHRVMYELRIYSLEEATFGLVLASRAIRAAHCLTSIQFSPTSEHILLAYGRRHSSLLKSVVIDGETTVPIYTILEVYRVSDMELVRVLPSAEDEVNVACFHPSVGGGLVYGTKEGKLRILQYDSSNGINHNSSSFIDENMLEVGGPSLQVPTYALEC from the exons ATGAGGGATTCTTCATTATGGGCCGAAGATTTGAATGCGCCATCGACTTCCAGCTCTCGAAGGCCCAG CAATGTCTTTCAATTATTGGCACGGAGGGAAGTTTCTCCACGAACAAAACGGTCATCAAGAAAGCTATGGGGAGAAGAGCCAAAGAGCCGTCATGATTCCTTTGGGTCAACGTGTCAAGCAGCAAGAGATGCTAGACGTGATCTTCTTTCCTG GGTAGAGGCAGAGTCATTGCGGCATTTTTCAGCAAAATACTGCCCATTGTTGCCTCCTCCAAGGTCTACTATTGCTGCAGCTTTCAGTCCTGATGGAAACACGCTTGCTTCTACACA TGGAGATCATACTGTTAAGATTATTGATTGCCAGACTGGAAGCTGCTTGAAGGTATTGACTGGTCATCGGAGAACACCTTGGGTG GTTAGATTCCATCCACTGTATCCAGAGATCCTTGCAAGTGGAAGTTTGGATCATGAAGTTCGCTTGTGGAATGCAAATACTGCTGAGTGTATAGGATCACGCGATTTCT ACCGTCCTATTGCTTCTATTGCTTTCCATGCCCAAGGAGAAGTTCTTGCAGTTGCTTCAGGGCATAAG CTATATATATGGCATTACAACAGGAGAGGAGAGACATCATCTCCAGCAATTATACTGAAGACACGACGTTCACTTCGAGCTGTACATTTTCATCCATATGCagctccttttcttttgactGCTGAG GTCAACGACCTTGACTCATCTGATTCATCGATGACAGTTGCAACTTCCCCCGGTTACTTGCGTTATCCTCCTCCCACTGTATATTTGGCAGATGCTCATTCTAGTGATCGTTCTAATTTGGCAAATGAACTTCCTCTCGTGTCTTTACCTTTATTGATATGGCCTTCATTTGCTAGAGATAATGGGAGAACATCTTTGCAGCATACTGATGGCGACATTGGTTCAAATGGTGTGCATCAGAGAGGTGATCAATCTGCCTCAGTACGGCTTCTGACCTATTCAACTCCAACTGGGCAGTATGAACTTCTGTTGTCTCCTATTGAACCAAATAACTCTTCTCCGTTGCCAGAAGAAACAGGAGCCAATCCTTTGCCAAGTGAGATGGAAACTGACGGTTCTCATTCTGCAATGGAGCCCATGGAGACAATGGAGGTGCAGTCAGTGGAGAGAAGTAATCAGTTTTTCCCTTTTGGTGATCCAACCTCGTGGGAGCTACCTTTCTTGCAAGGATGGTTAATTGGTCAGACCCAAGCTGGCCAGCGCAATATGCGTTTGGCTACTAGTGCTGGCCATGAAAATTTGCTTCCAGCTGGTGAAACGGGAAATTCTGCTTCAGTAGTTTCTTCAGGTATGCCCACCAGCGTTAGTCAATCAAGAGTTGCTGGAAGATCAAGTTTGCGGCATCGTTCTTCACGTTCTCGCATGATGTCTTCAAGCGGATCTGGTGAAGCTGGTTATAGCAACATCATGCATGATGGTAGTGATCCTCAACCTGCTGTAAACAGAATTCAATCTGAACTTGCTACATCTCTAGCTGCGGCGGCAGAACTACCTTGCACTGTGAAACTTAGAATATGGCCACATGACATGAAAGATCCTTGTGCTTTCCTTGATCCAGAGAAATGTCGCTTGACCATTCCTCATGCTGTGCTTTGTAG TGAAATGGGTGCGCATTTTTCACCTTGTGGGAGATTTTTAGCAGCCTGTGTTGCCTGTGTGCTCCCTCATTTGGAAGCTGATCCTGGTGTACAAAGCCAGCTTAATCCTGATGTAACAGGAGCTTCAACATCCCCCACACGACACCCAATTTCAGCTCACCGAGTTATGTACGAGCTTCGAATATATTCCCTTGAGGAGGCAAC atTTGGACTGGTACTTGCTTCACGGGCAATAAGAGCTGCTCACTGCCTAACATCTATTCAG TTTTCACCCACGTCAGAGCATATATTACTTGCCTATGGTCGTCGCCACAGCTCACTTCTCAAAAGTGTGGTGATTGATGGAGAGACCACAGTGCCCATTTACACCATTCTGGAG GTTTACAGAGTTTCTGATATGGAACTTGTGAGAGTTCTTCCAAGTGCAGAAGATGAGGTAAATGTGGCTTGCTTTCATCCTTCTGTTGGAGGTGGCCTTGTATATGGAACAAAG GAAGGAAAGCTAAGGATTCTCCAATATGATAGTTCTAATGGTATAAATCATAACTCATCCAGTTTTATAGATGAAAATATGCTCGAGGTAGGAGGCCCAAGTTTGcag GTCCCAACATATGCTTTAGAATGCTAG
- the LOC18603358 gene encoding uncharacterized protein LOC18603358 isoform X2 — translation MRDSSLWAEDLNAPSTSSSRRPSNVFQLLARREVSPRTKRSSRKLWGEEPKSRHDSFGSTCQAARDARRDLLSWVEAESLRHFSAKYCPLLPPPRSTIAAAFSPDGNTLASTHGDHTVKIIDCQTGSCLKVLTGHRRTPWVVRFHPLYPEILASGSLDHEVRLWNANTAECIGSRDFYRPIASIAFHAQGEVLAVASGHKLYIWHYNRRGETSSPAIILKTRRSLRAVHFHPYAAPFLLTAEVNDLDSSDSSMTVATSPGYLRYPPPTVYLADAHSSDRSNLANELPLVSLPLLIWPSFARDNGRTSLQHTDGDIGSNGVHQRGDQSASVRLLTYSTPTGQYELLLSPIEPNNSSPLPEETGANPLPSEMETDGSHSAMEPMETMEVQSVERSNQFFPFGDPTSWELPFLQGWLIGQTQAGQRNMRLATSAGHENLLPAGETGNSASVVSSGMPTSVSQSRVAGRSSLRHRSSRSRMMSSSGSGEAGYSNIMHDGSDPQPAVNRIQSELATSLAAAAELPCTVKLRIWPHDMKDPCAFLDPEKCRLTIPHAVLCSEMGAHFSPCGRFLAACVACVLPHLEADPGVQSQLNPDVTGASTSPTRHPISAHRVMYELRIYSLEEATFGLVLASRAIRAAHCLTSIQFSPTSEHILLAYGRRHSSLLKSVVIDGETTVPIYTILEVYRVSDMELVRVLPSAEDEVNVACFHPSVGGGLVYGTKEGKLRILQYDSSNGINHNSSSFIDENMLEVPTYALEC, via the exons ATGAGGGATTCTTCATTATGGGCCGAAGATTTGAATGCGCCATCGACTTCCAGCTCTCGAAGGCCCAG CAATGTCTTTCAATTATTGGCACGGAGGGAAGTTTCTCCACGAACAAAACGGTCATCAAGAAAGCTATGGGGAGAAGAGCCAAAGAGCCGTCATGATTCCTTTGGGTCAACGTGTCAAGCAGCAAGAGATGCTAGACGTGATCTTCTTTCCTG GGTAGAGGCAGAGTCATTGCGGCATTTTTCAGCAAAATACTGCCCATTGTTGCCTCCTCCAAGGTCTACTATTGCTGCAGCTTTCAGTCCTGATGGAAACACGCTTGCTTCTACACA TGGAGATCATACTGTTAAGATTATTGATTGCCAGACTGGAAGCTGCTTGAAGGTATTGACTGGTCATCGGAGAACACCTTGGGTG GTTAGATTCCATCCACTGTATCCAGAGATCCTTGCAAGTGGAAGTTTGGATCATGAAGTTCGCTTGTGGAATGCAAATACTGCTGAGTGTATAGGATCACGCGATTTCT ACCGTCCTATTGCTTCTATTGCTTTCCATGCCCAAGGAGAAGTTCTTGCAGTTGCTTCAGGGCATAAG CTATATATATGGCATTACAACAGGAGAGGAGAGACATCATCTCCAGCAATTATACTGAAGACACGACGTTCACTTCGAGCTGTACATTTTCATCCATATGCagctccttttcttttgactGCTGAG GTCAACGACCTTGACTCATCTGATTCATCGATGACAGTTGCAACTTCCCCCGGTTACTTGCGTTATCCTCCTCCCACTGTATATTTGGCAGATGCTCATTCTAGTGATCGTTCTAATTTGGCAAATGAACTTCCTCTCGTGTCTTTACCTTTATTGATATGGCCTTCATTTGCTAGAGATAATGGGAGAACATCTTTGCAGCATACTGATGGCGACATTGGTTCAAATGGTGTGCATCAGAGAGGTGATCAATCTGCCTCAGTACGGCTTCTGACCTATTCAACTCCAACTGGGCAGTATGAACTTCTGTTGTCTCCTATTGAACCAAATAACTCTTCTCCGTTGCCAGAAGAAACAGGAGCCAATCCTTTGCCAAGTGAGATGGAAACTGACGGTTCTCATTCTGCAATGGAGCCCATGGAGACAATGGAGGTGCAGTCAGTGGAGAGAAGTAATCAGTTTTTCCCTTTTGGTGATCCAACCTCGTGGGAGCTACCTTTCTTGCAAGGATGGTTAATTGGTCAGACCCAAGCTGGCCAGCGCAATATGCGTTTGGCTACTAGTGCTGGCCATGAAAATTTGCTTCCAGCTGGTGAAACGGGAAATTCTGCTTCAGTAGTTTCTTCAGGTATGCCCACCAGCGTTAGTCAATCAAGAGTTGCTGGAAGATCAAGTTTGCGGCATCGTTCTTCACGTTCTCGCATGATGTCTTCAAGCGGATCTGGTGAAGCTGGTTATAGCAACATCATGCATGATGGTAGTGATCCTCAACCTGCTGTAAACAGAATTCAATCTGAACTTGCTACATCTCTAGCTGCGGCGGCAGAACTACCTTGCACTGTGAAACTTAGAATATGGCCACATGACATGAAAGATCCTTGTGCTTTCCTTGATCCAGAGAAATGTCGCTTGACCATTCCTCATGCTGTGCTTTGTAG TGAAATGGGTGCGCATTTTTCACCTTGTGGGAGATTTTTAGCAGCCTGTGTTGCCTGTGTGCTCCCTCATTTGGAAGCTGATCCTGGTGTACAAAGCCAGCTTAATCCTGATGTAACAGGAGCTTCAACATCCCCCACACGACACCCAATTTCAGCTCACCGAGTTATGTACGAGCTTCGAATATATTCCCTTGAGGAGGCAAC atTTGGACTGGTACTTGCTTCACGGGCAATAAGAGCTGCTCACTGCCTAACATCTATTCAG TTTTCACCCACGTCAGAGCATATATTACTTGCCTATGGTCGTCGCCACAGCTCACTTCTCAAAAGTGTGGTGATTGATGGAGAGACCACAGTGCCCATTTACACCATTCTGGAG GTTTACAGAGTTTCTGATATGGAACTTGTGAGAGTTCTTCCAAGTGCAGAAGATGAGGTAAATGTGGCTTGCTTTCATCCTTCTGTTGGAGGTGGCCTTGTATATGGAACAAAG GAAGGAAAGCTAAGGATTCTCCAATATGATAGTTCTAATGGTATAAATCATAACTCATCCAGTTTTATAGATGAAAATATGCTCGAG GTCCCAACATATGCTTTAGAATGCTAG
- the LOC18603359 gene encoding beta-amylase 1, chloroplastic → MALNLASQIGTLAGTQIPTEVTNGEQLSSGTVSASAVWRAPAANLRCKTSQDTVSPPSLTPPLTPRSPGSRSPLMSPMLRPDLSAACQAFTTLAPPETVEEEAAGVAWKEGGRKEEKRGVPVYVMMPLDSVTYGNTLNRKKAMNASLHALKSAGVEGIMVDVWWGLVEREAPGAYNWGGYAELLEMAKKHGLKVQAVMSFHQCGGNVGDSCTIPLPKWVVEEIDKDPDIAYTDQWGRRNYEYVSLGCDTLPVLKGRTSVQCYADFMRAFRDNFKHLLGDTIVEIQVGMGPAGELRYPSYPEQDGTWRFPGIGAFQCYDKYMLSSLKAAAEAVGKPEWGSTGPTDAGHYNYWPEDTPFFKKEGGGWNSRYGEFFLSWYSQMLLDHGERILSSATSVFEGAGVKISVKVAGIHWHYGTRSHAPELTAGYYNTRFRDGYLPIAQMLARHGAVFNFTCIEMRDHEQPQDALCAPEKLVRQVALATAAAQVPLAGENALPRYDEYAHDQILQASSLNIDGSSDDREMCAFTYLRMNPSLFQPENWRRFVAFVKKMNEGKDAYRCWEQVEREAEHFVHVTQPLVQEAAVALSH, encoded by the exons atgGCGTTGAATTTGGCAAGCCAGATTGGAACTCTCGCCGGGACACAAATTCCGACCGAAGTCACCAATGGAGAACAACTATCTTCTGGGACGGTGAGTGCGTCGGCTGTTTGGAGAGCACCGGCGGCCAATCTCCGATGTAAGACGTCACAAGACACTGTATCTCCACCTTCGTTAACTCCACCCCTGACACCGCGCAGCCCCGGAAGCAGGTCGCCTTTGATGAGTCCGATGCTGCGCCCGGATCTCTCAGCAGCTTGCCAGGCCTTCACGACGTTAGCGCCACCGGAGACGGTGGAGGAGGAGGCGGCGGGAGTGGCGTGGAAGGAGGGAGGGAGGAAGGAGGAGAAGAGAGGGGTGCCGGTGTACGTGATGATGCCGTTGGATAGCGTGACGTACGGGAACACGTTGAATAGGAAGAAGGCGATGAATGCGAGTCTTCACGCGTTGAAAAGCGCGGGAGTTGAGGGGATAATGGTGGACGTTTGGTGGGGGCTTGTGGAGAGGGAGGCGCCGGGTGCTTACAATTGGGGTGGCTACGCCGAGCTTCTCGAGATGGCCAAGAAACACGGCCTCAAAGTCCAGGCTGTCATGTCGTTTCATCAGTGTGGCGGCAACGTCGGAGACTCTTGCAC TATTCCTTTGCCCAAGTGGGTTGTGGAAGAGATTGACAAGGATCCAGACATTGCATACACAGATCAATGGGGAAGAAGGAATTATGAATATGTTTCACTTGGTTGTGATACCCTTCCAGTCTTGAAGGGTCGTACTTCTGTTCAATGTTATGCTGATTTCATGCGTGCCTTCAGAGACAACTTCAAGCATCTACTTGGTGATACCATTGTG GAAATCCAGGTGGGAATGGGTCCGGCAGGTGAGCTTCGATATCCTTCGTATCCAGAGCAGGATGGAACATGGAGATTCCCTGGAATTGGAGCTTTCCAATGTTATGATAAG TATATGCTTAGCAGCCTGAAAGCAGCAGCTGAAGCGGTTGGTAAGCCAGAATGGGGTAGCACAGGCCCAACTGATGCTGGCCACTACAACTATTGGCCAGAAGATACGCCATTTTTCAAGAAAGAAGGTGGTGGTTGGAATAGTCGCTATGGTGAATTCTTCCTTTCCTGGTATTCTCAGATGCTATTAGACCATGGTGAGAGAATTCTATCTTCAGCTACATCAGTCTTTGAAGGTGCAGGTGTTAAGATCTCTGTAAAAGTTGCTGGAATCCACTGGCACTATGGTACCCGGTCCCATGCCCCTGAACTCACAGCAGGGTACTATAACACAAGGTTCCGAGACGGTTACCTCCCTATTGCTCAAATGCTAGCACGACATGGTGCTGTTTTCAATTTCACTTGCATAGAAATGCGTGATCATGAGCAGCCACAGGATGCGCTATGTGCACCTGAGAAGCTAGTCAGGCAAGTGGCTTTAGCTACTGCAGCAGCACAAGTTCCACTTGCAGGGGAGAATGCACTGCCCCGTTATGATGAGTATGCCCATGATCAGATCTTACAagcatcatcattgaatatcGATGGCTCCTCCGATGATAGGGAGATGTGTGCATTTACATACTTGAGGATGAACCCATCCCTCTTTCAGCCAGAAAACTGGAGACGGTTTGTAGCGTTTGTGAAGAAGATGAACGAGGGAAAAGATGCTTATCGGTGTTGGGAGCAGGTGGAGAGGGAAGCCGAACATTTTGTCCATGTCACCCAGCCTTTGGTTCAGGAGGCTGCCGTTGCCCTTAGTCACTAG
- the LOC18603361 gene encoding uncharacterized protein LOC18603361: protein MSNIQQPLSAGQTQGQTQAKTEQVTQSAKDTANAARDSAANATQSAQESDQQEQEQTASFLLQQIPASRVMHLLITPHFRFLSNVGTFWNITDEFPERNAMLFCALVRRLKRILSLFQTGKQVKGMAQGAMETVKNTIGMNDKK from the exons ATGTCCAACATTCAGCAACCTCTCAGTGCAGGCCAAACTCAGGGCCAGACCCAG GCTAAAACAGAACAAGTGACCCAGTCCGCTAAGGATACAGCAAATGCAGCAAGAGACAGCGCAGCAAATGCTACTCAATCAGCACAAGAGTCTGATCAGCAAGAACAGGAGCAGACTGCTAGTTTCCTTCTTCAGCAGATTCCGGCTTCACGTGTCATGCACCTTTT AATAACACCCCATTTTAGG TTTCTCTCAAATGTTGGGACCTTTTGGAACATTACTGATGAATTTCCTGAAAGGAATGCCATGCTGTTCTGTGCTTTGGTTAGGAGACTGAAGAGGATTCTGTCTTTGTTTCAGACTGGAAAGCAAGTGAAGGGCATGGCTCAGGGTGCTATGGAAACTGTGAAGAACACAATTGGAATGAACGACAAGAAATGA